The following are encoded together in the Pedobacter steynii genome:
- a CDS encoding META domain-containing protein: protein MLKSIITKKGILSLLIVLGSISSTMAAEVIRLIVKEDRAACTGVGPMNCLQVKYKNSKNWELFYSEIQGFRHQEGYRYTLSVIRTKRKNVPADASIYTYKLKKVIRKQKVAVAGAVEDPLEAVANQKWTLVRMNGKAVEGGKIHLTLDPKGQKLSGSGGCNGIFGSFSYEEKTKAITIGNIASTLMACSDEKVNKLEYEFTSTLNGKTFRLESNGHTMAFYKGGVKTLEFSNGKEGTNHTDHDIWKFIAGNKWKLIQMNGETQSESPVTINFNPAEKRFNGNSGCNNYFGTYEAGKETIAFGPAASTRRACLDQNLSALESKFLGILGSKDFRFDVADQTLNFYQNNRLVLMFGLTR from the coding sequence ATGTTAAAAAGTATCATTACAAAAAAGGGAATTTTGTCCTTGTTAATTGTCTTGGGAAGTATTTCCAGTACAATGGCTGCTGAAGTTATCAGACTGATAGTAAAGGAAGACAGGGCTGCGTGCACGGGAGTTGGTCCAATGAATTGTTTACAGGTAAAATATAAGAATAGTAAAAACTGGGAGTTGTTCTATAGCGAGATTCAGGGCTTCAGACACCAGGAAGGGTATCGCTATACGCTTTCTGTGATCCGTACTAAAAGAAAGAATGTCCCTGCTGATGCGTCCATTTATACCTACAAATTAAAAAAGGTAATCAGGAAACAGAAAGTGGCAGTTGCGGGCGCTGTAGAAGATCCGTTGGAGGCGGTAGCCAATCAAAAATGGACCCTGGTAAGAATGAATGGCAAAGCGGTTGAAGGCGGTAAAATTCATTTGACTTTAGATCCTAAAGGTCAGAAGTTGTCTGGCTCAGGAGGATGTAACGGGATCTTTGGCAGCTTCAGCTATGAGGAGAAAACTAAGGCGATTACCATTGGAAATATCGCTTCCACGCTAATGGCTTGTTCGGATGAAAAAGTAAATAAGCTGGAGTATGAATTTACCAGCACTTTAAACGGAAAGACTTTCAGACTGGAATCGAATGGCCATACCATGGCTTTTTATAAAGGAGGAGTAAAGACGCTGGAATTTAGCAATGGAAAAGAAGGTACAAACCATACTGATCATGATATCTGGAAATTTATTGCCGGCAATAAATGGAAATTGATTCAAATGAATGGGGAAACCCAATCAGAATCACCGGTTACCATTAACTTTAACCCGGCTGAAAAGCGTTTTAATGGTAACTCAGGCTGCAATAACTATTTTGGTACTTATGAAGCCGGAAAAGAGACCATTGCATTTGGCCCTGCTGCCAGTACCCGTCGTGCCTGTTTAGATCAAAATTTAAGCGCATTGGAAAGTAAGTTTTTAGGCATATTAGGCAGTAAAGACTTCCGATTTGATGTAGCTGATCAGACCTTAAACTTTTATCAGAATAATCGTCTGGTATTGATGTTCGGATTGACCAGATAA
- a CDS encoding PepSY-associated TM helix domain-containing protein: MTVRTTPLKKKKHPRSLFYRISAWLHLWLGLVTGIIMVIVCVTGCLYVFIDEIKAILSPETNVVKQDKPVLTPSQLSDVAAKLYPDKKVSYAAYQQGKAVTLGLGEGRRGNTMLHINPYTGKVIKTEVHEKGGTDFFSFVLSGHRFLWLPYKIGRPIVNYSTLIFVITLITGIVLWWPKKWTKSTRERSFQIKWGASFKRVNYDLHNVLGFYSLFVVLAIGLTGMVYGIEWYSKGLYWVTSAGQSLPDYRNVQSDSLQVNKFYTPRAAMDLAWKQVISKSPEAQGFYYGYPDTADAKSTINIYIYPTAGRYYDNRSFAFDRHTLKEFPAHPVYDMKFSEASFPAKLRKMNYDIHVGSILGLPGKFLAFFASLIGASLPITGFVIWWGKRKKKPKNNIAAKSKPPVKKAAVLEESIT; encoded by the coding sequence ATGACAGTCAGAACTACCCCCCTTAAAAAGAAAAAACATCCACGCTCTTTATTTTACCGGATTTCTGCCTGGCTTCACCTCTGGCTGGGGCTGGTAACAGGAATTATCATGGTCATCGTTTGCGTTACAGGTTGCTTGTACGTTTTTATTGATGAAATCAAAGCAATATTAAGCCCGGAAACGAATGTAGTTAAACAAGATAAACCGGTGCTTACTCCCTCTCAGCTATCTGATGTTGCAGCGAAATTGTACCCGGATAAAAAGGTCAGTTATGCTGCTTACCAGCAAGGTAAAGCCGTTACCCTCGGACTTGGAGAAGGAAGAAGGGGAAACACCATGCTCCACATCAACCCTTATACCGGGAAGGTGATTAAAACAGAAGTGCATGAAAAAGGGGGGACGGATTTCTTCAGCTTCGTACTTTCCGGACATCGCTTTTTGTGGTTGCCGTATAAAATCGGCAGACCGATCGTGAATTACAGCACATTGATATTTGTCATCACTTTAATTACAGGCATTGTATTGTGGTGGCCAAAGAAATGGACGAAAAGTACCAGAGAACGAAGTTTTCAGATAAAATGGGGGGCTTCATTTAAGCGGGTCAATTATGATTTGCATAATGTACTCGGCTTTTACTCCCTGTTTGTGGTACTGGCTATTGGATTAACAGGAATGGTGTACGGGATCGAATGGTATAGTAAAGGTTTGTATTGGGTTACCTCAGCTGGCCAGAGCCTGCCCGATTACCGGAATGTTCAATCTGATTCCTTACAGGTAAATAAGTTTTATACCCCCCGGGCCGCAATGGACCTTGCCTGGAAACAGGTAATCAGCAAAAGCCCGGAAGCACAGGGCTTTTATTATGGTTATCCGGATACAGCGGATGCAAAGTCTACAATTAATATCTATATCTACCCTACAGCAGGCAGGTATTACGACAATAGGAGCTTTGCTTTTGACCGCCATACGTTAAAGGAATTCCCGGCACATCCGGTTTATGATATGAAATTTTCTGAGGCCTCTTTCCCCGCAAAACTCCGGAAAATGAACTACGATATTCACGTAGGCTCTATATTGGGCTTACCTGGTAAATTTCTTGCCTTTTTTGCCTCCTTAATCGGCGCTTCTCTCCCTATAACCGGCTTTGTCATCTGGTGGGGCAAAAGAAAAAAGAAACCTAAAAATAACATTGCTGCAAAATCTAAACCTCCGGTTAAGAAAGCTGCTGTGCTCGAAGAAAGTATTACCTAA
- a CDS encoding DUF5690 family protein, whose product MSLLQHCRNKVAGWSYYQISILAGLAAFGCYTSMYAFRKAFTAGTFDGHSYLGIDYKVWLVIAQVLGYTFSKFYGIRFIAESSGKNRGRSILKLIGVSWLALLGFALVPTPWNIAFLLINGFPLGMIWGLVFSYLEGRRNTEFMGAILSVSLIFASGFIKTVARTIMDFFPVNEYWMPFCTGLLFVVPLLLFVGFLEVMPPPTKEDQLLRTKRAPMDAAQRRKFILNFLPGIVLTVIIYVVLTVIRDLRDNFEVEIWHDLGVTDNHIYTKIDGFIALVVLSLVSLLILVKNNLRAFIIIHGMIIAGCALTGIGTLLFDAHYISPVVWMVMVGMGLYMAYIPYNAIFFERMIATFHYKSNIGFVMYIADSIGYLGSVSILLFKEFGDADISWGHFFRQSAVIAAVVGVTCSMFSLLYFRQKSLKNKKKKVILPFPA is encoded by the coding sequence ATGAGCCTCTTACAGCATTGCCGGAACAAGGTTGCCGGATGGTCGTATTACCAGATCTCAATATTGGCTGGTTTGGCAGCTTTTGGTTGCTATACGAGTATGTATGCTTTTCGAAAAGCATTTACAGCAGGTACCTTTGATGGACATAGCTACCTGGGGATAGATTATAAAGTATGGCTGGTCATTGCCCAGGTATTGGGTTATACGTTCAGCAAATTTTATGGCATTCGTTTTATCGCAGAGTCCTCAGGAAAAAACAGAGGCCGTAGTATCCTTAAACTGATTGGGGTCTCCTGGCTGGCATTGCTGGGCTTTGCACTGGTTCCAACCCCCTGGAATATTGCCTTTCTGCTCATCAATGGTTTTCCATTGGGAATGATCTGGGGCCTGGTTTTTAGTTATCTGGAAGGGAGGCGCAATACCGAGTTTATGGGAGCAATCCTGTCGGTCAGCCTGATCTTTGCTTCGGGCTTTATAAAAACAGTGGCCAGAACAATCATGGACTTTTTTCCGGTAAATGAATACTGGATGCCTTTTTGTACCGGTTTGCTGTTTGTTGTTCCACTCTTGTTGTTTGTCGGTTTTCTGGAAGTGATGCCCCCGCCAACGAAAGAAGATCAGTTGCTGAGAACGAAAAGAGCACCAATGGATGCGGCGCAACGCAGAAAATTTATCCTTAATTTCCTGCCTGGAATTGTGCTTACGGTGATCATCTATGTCGTACTTACAGTAATCCGCGACCTGAGGGATAACTTTGAAGTCGAGATCTGGCATGACCTGGGGGTTACCGATAACCATATTTATACCAAAATAGACGGTTTTATTGCCCTCGTCGTATTGTCGCTGGTGAGCTTGCTGATCCTGGTAAAGAATAACCTGAGGGCATTTATCATCATCCATGGAATGATCATCGCAGGATGCGCACTCACAGGGATTGGAACGCTGCTCTTTGATGCACATTACATCAGTCCGGTGGTTTGGATGGTCATGGTAGGAATGGGCTTGTATATGGCTTATATTCCTTACAACGCGATTTTCTTTGAACGCATGATTGCCACGTTTCACTACAAAAGCAATATCGGTTTCGTGATGTATATAGCGGATTCTATCGGATACCTGGGAAGTGTGAGCATCCTGCTGTTCAAAGAGTTTGGAGACGCAGACATCAGTTGGGGGCATTTCTTCAGACAAAGTGCAGTCATTGCGGCTGTGGTAGGGGTTACCTGCAGCATGTTCTCCCTGCTCTATTTCCGTCAGAAAAGTTTAAAGAATAAAAAAAAGAAAGTAATATTACCCTTTCCGGCTTAA
- a CDS encoding HAD hydrolase-like protein, whose amino-acid sequence MPIKLVVFDMAGTTVKDKNYVGLAFQQAMKAHGYEVNIEAINPIMGYEKPIAIEMILQKEESDPGKITATLIADIHADFVSFMINFYQTSADVVPLPNVEDTFIQLKKRGIKIGLDTGFSKDIADIIISRLKWEDTVDYMVASDEVPQGRPYPDMIKKIMAGLNITDPMEVAKVGDTEVDVNEGLNSGCKYTIGITTGAFTHNELLQYHPTHIIDDISEVLEIISQ is encoded by the coding sequence ATGCCCATAAAATTAGTAGTGTTCGACATGGCCGGTACCACCGTAAAAGATAAGAATTACGTAGGTCTGGCTTTCCAGCAAGCCATGAAAGCCCATGGCTATGAAGTAAATATTGAAGCCATCAATCCAATTATGGGTTATGAAAAACCTATAGCTATAGAAATGATTCTTCAGAAAGAGGAATCAGACCCTGGTAAAATTACCGCCACATTAATTGCTGATATCCATGCTGATTTTGTATCCTTCATGATCAATTTTTACCAGACCTCAGCCGATGTAGTCCCGCTTCCGAATGTAGAAGATACTTTTATTCAGCTGAAGAAACGGGGAATAAAAATCGGATTGGATACCGGATTTTCAAAAGATATCGCAGACATCATCATTTCCCGTCTGAAATGGGAAGATACCGTTGATTACATGGTAGCAAGTGATGAAGTACCCCAGGGAAGACCTTATCCGGATATGATTAAAAAGATCATGGCAGGGTTAAATATCACTGATCCGATGGAAGTGGCGAAGGTAGGGGATACCGAGGTGGATGTAAATGAGGGCTTAAATTCGGGTTGTAAATACACTATTGGTATTACCACGGGTGCATTTACCCATAATGAATTGCTGCAGTATCATCCTACGCACATCATTGATGACATTTCGGAAGTATTGGAAATCATCAGTCAGTAA
- a CDS encoding SRPBCC family protein, whose amino-acid sequence MNLTLIKKEMASIEHINVLRAPIAKVYEALTTKEGLSSVWTTELNVKAEPGFINEFSFGKDTDRFEIKTLVPNQRILWHCIDSDPEWIGTSVSFDLEEKNGKTFVTLKQTGWADVTEFYRHCNYNWAFFLYSLKCYCEEGKGINYQQRQ is encoded by the coding sequence TTGAACTTAACTTTAATAAAAAAAGAAATGGCGAGTATAGAACACATTAACGTATTGCGGGCGCCCATAGCAAAGGTATATGAGGCATTGACCACTAAAGAAGGATTGTCTTCTGTCTGGACTACGGAGTTGAATGTAAAAGCAGAGCCTGGTTTTATCAACGAGTTCAGCTTTGGCAAAGACACAGACCGGTTTGAGATCAAAACACTTGTACCTAACCAGCGCATCCTGTGGCATTGTATAGACTCCGATCCGGAATGGATAGGAACAAGTGTTTCTTTTGATTTGGAAGAGAAAAACGGAAAAACCTTTGTTACCCTGAAACAGACCGGATGGGCTGATGTAACGGAGTTTTACCGGCATTGCAATTATAACTGGGCTTTCTTTCTATACAGTCTGAAATGCTATTGTGAAGAAGGTAAGGGCATCAATTATCAGCAGCGACAATAG
- a CDS encoding DUF6597 domain-containing transcriptional factor: MNIGISTTSNLNPSIAADMQVLPSPHLSHIVKHFLLIESDHQELMEHHFFPDGNSGMVFHFGDPFLQHPESFIYGQVSKFRRIQSKGRIGMLIVVFQPHGAHMMLAMPANELNDQIISLAELWGAGARILQDQMLNAPDHRSRIALVETFLSNKLSTSLSIDPHIQQSLDLIYTNHGLSPISEVHKILQISERQLERKFKENIGISPKYFSNIIRLQFFLKLFRTTSAKKNLTEIAYESGYYDQAHLIREFRKSVGLSPGQYIFKTNRLAVNLVQLSPLLNSVL; the protein is encoded by the coding sequence TTGAATATAGGAATAAGTACAACAAGCAATCTTAATCCTTCCATAGCAGCTGACATGCAGGTATTGCCTTCCCCCCACCTTTCCCATATCGTAAAACACTTTCTCCTGATTGAAAGTGATCATCAGGAACTGATGGAACATCATTTTTTTCCGGATGGCAATTCGGGAATGGTCTTTCATTTTGGAGATCCTTTTCTTCAACATCCCGAAAGCTTTATCTACGGGCAGGTAAGCAAATTCCGGCGAATTCAATCCAAAGGCAGAATTGGAATGCTGATTGTCGTTTTTCAACCCCATGGAGCCCACATGATGCTGGCTATGCCAGCGAATGAGCTCAATGACCAGATCATTTCTTTAGCTGAACTCTGGGGAGCCGGGGCAAGGATCTTACAGGATCAGATGCTAAATGCTCCTGATCACCGGAGCCGGATAGCACTCGTAGAAACCTTCCTGAGCAACAAGCTCAGCACCAGTCTGAGCATAGACCCGCACATTCAGCAAAGTCTGGATCTGATCTATACGAATCATGGCCTGAGCCCGATAAGCGAAGTCCATAAAATACTCCAGATCAGTGAAAGACAACTGGAAAGAAAATTCAAAGAAAACATAGGCATCTCTCCCAAATATTTCTCCAATATCATCAGGTTACAATTCTTTTTAAAGTTGTTCCGAACCACATCGGCGAAAAAAAACCTGACGGAAATTGCTTATGAAAGCGGGTATTATGACCAGGCACATTTAATCCGGGAATTCCGGAAAAGTGTAGGACTCAGCCCGGGCCAGTACATCTTTAAAACAAACCGGCTGGCGGTAAACCTCGTTCAGCTTAGTCCGCTACTGAACAGTGTTTTGTAA
- a CDS encoding nitrilase family protein: MMKTLKIATAQFENRSGDKDYNLSRINELSALAAASGAEVISFHECSITGYTFARTLNKDQMLGLAEYIPDGPSIQKLQEIASAHQIVVLAGLFEKDSNNDLFKAYVAVDKNGLIAKYRKLHPFINPHLKPGNEYVIFDLYGWKCSILICYDNNIIENVRATTLLGAQIVFMPHVTMCTPSTRPGAGFVAPELWENRVNDPTSVRAEFEGLKGRAWLMKWLPARAYDNAIYAVFSNPIGMDDDQLKNGCSMIIDPYGDVIAECRKLDDDIAIASISPDKLEKAGGYRYINARNPALYRHIIGQAHEPHQQVVWLDDKK; this comes from the coding sequence ATGATGAAAACACTAAAAATCGCAACCGCACAATTTGAGAACCGTAGTGGAGACAAAGACTATAACCTCAGCCGTATCAACGAGCTCTCTGCCCTTGCAGCAGCTTCAGGCGCAGAGGTGATTTCCTTTCATGAATGCAGCATCACCGGATATACTTTTGCAAGAACACTTAATAAGGATCAGATGCTCGGGCTGGCTGAATACATACCCGATGGTCCTTCCATTCAAAAATTACAGGAAATTGCCAGCGCGCATCAAATTGTTGTTCTGGCAGGCCTGTTCGAAAAGGACAGCAATAATGACCTGTTCAAGGCTTATGTAGCCGTAGATAAAAACGGACTGATCGCCAAATACAGAAAGCTCCATCCTTTTATTAACCCACATTTAAAACCTGGAAACGAATATGTGATTTTCGATCTGTATGGCTGGAAATGTAGTATTCTGATCTGTTATGATAACAACATCATTGAAAACGTACGGGCTACAACCCTGCTTGGTGCACAAATCGTTTTTATGCCGCATGTGACCATGTGCACCCCTTCCACCCGTCCCGGTGCTGGTTTCGTAGCTCCCGAATTATGGGAGAACAGGGTAAACGACCCTACCTCAGTCCGTGCAGAATTCGAAGGACTAAAAGGGAGGGCCTGGTTAATGAAATGGCTTCCCGCAAGAGCTTATGACAATGCCATTTATGCCGTTTTCTCGAATCCTATAGGAATGGATGATGATCAGCTTAAGAACGGTTGCTCCATGATTATTGATCCCTACGGTGATGTAATTGCGGAATGTCGTAAACTCGATGATGACATTGCCATCGCCTCAATCAGCCCCGATAAACTGGAAAAAGCAGGCGGATATCGTTATATAAATGCCCGCAACCCGGCACTATACCGGCATATCATCGGACAGGCACATGAACCTCATCAGCAGGTCGTCTGGTTAGATGATAAAAAATAG
- a CDS encoding GlxA family transcriptional regulator, giving the protein MKHISILVPETAVIESIADPGYLFRMVNEFLESSGKPALFNVQLVGLSKETRLNNSLFSVHADQLLSEVKKTDMIFIPALSGHMKTALELNKEFVPWIVDHYHKGAEVASLCIGAFLLASTGLLKGKQCSTHWLHATEFREMFPDVTLVDGSIITEEQRIYSSGGANSYWNLLLYLVEKYTDRDTAILASKFFAIDIDRESQAAFMMFQGQKDHEDLEIKKVQEFIESNFQDKITVDQLAAMSALGRRSFERRFRKATNNTVIEYIQRVKIEAAKRSFESSRKNITEVMFDVGYTDTKAFRDVFKKITGLTPIEYRNKYNKQS; this is encoded by the coding sequence ATGAAACATATCTCCATCTTAGTTCCTGAAACAGCGGTCATAGAATCTATTGCTGATCCCGGCTATCTTTTTAGAATGGTCAACGAATTTCTGGAATCCTCAGGAAAACCTGCTTTATTTAACGTACAGCTGGTTGGCTTATCAAAAGAGACCAGATTGAATAACAGCCTGTTTTCCGTACATGCCGATCAGCTACTTTCCGAGGTGAAAAAGACAGATATGATCTTTATCCCTGCATTGAGCGGTCATATGAAAACCGCTCTGGAACTGAACAAAGAATTTGTTCCATGGATCGTTGACCATTACCACAAAGGGGCTGAAGTCGCTTCCTTATGTATCGGCGCTTTCCTGCTTGCCTCTACCGGTTTACTCAAGGGAAAGCAATGCTCTACCCATTGGTTGCATGCAACGGAATTCCGGGAAATGTTCCCGGATGTAACCCTGGTTGATGGCAGCATCATTACTGAAGAACAGCGGATTTATTCCAGTGGAGGTGCCAACTCCTATTGGAACCTACTCCTGTATCTGGTAGAAAAATATACCGATCGCGATACCGCCATTCTGGCTTCTAAATTCTTTGCGATTGATATCGACAGGGAAAGTCAGGCTGCATTTATGATGTTTCAGGGACAGAAAGACCATGAAGACCTGGAAATCAAAAAGGTCCAGGAATTTATTGAAAGTAATTTTCAGGATAAGATTACTGTAGATCAGCTGGCGGCCATGTCTGCACTTGGCAGAAGAAGCTTTGAGCGCCGGTTCAGGAAAGCGACCAACAATACCGTAATTGAATACATCCAAAGGGTAAAGATCGAGGCTGCAAAAAGAAGCTTTGAAAGCAGCAGAAAGAACATTACAGAAGTCATGTTTGATGTTGGGTATACAGACACCAAAGCTTTTCGTGATGTGTTTAAGAAGATTACCGGACTCACTCCTATTGAATATAGGAATAAGTACAACAAGCAATCTTAA
- a CDS encoding DUF4198 domain-containing protein, with translation MNKLKTLALSLILMFSVNQLFAHALFIRTAANGKKGTAQEVKIFYGEPGENAPEKLADWWSDTKEFSLWLINPKGEKEQLKVTPAADHFVASFTPATDGVYTLSISHIVKEIAGKTQYQFNAAALVSVGKADTGNSALANKAELGIFVDALAALKKGKEITLSSHFKAQPAAGVAISVFAPAGWVKQIKTRADGKTTFNPEWSGSYLLEAGHNEKVTGQAFESIERIATLSITVN, from the coding sequence ATGAATAAACTAAAAACACTAGCACTATCGCTGATCCTGATGTTCAGCGTAAACCAGTTATTTGCCCACGCCCTGTTTATCAGAACAGCAGCAAACGGTAAAAAAGGAACCGCTCAGGAAGTGAAAATTTTCTATGGTGAGCCTGGAGAAAACGCACCGGAGAAACTGGCAGACTGGTGGTCGGATACCAAAGAGTTTAGCCTATGGCTCATCAACCCTAAGGGAGAAAAAGAGCAGCTAAAAGTAACGCCGGCAGCAGATCATTTTGTGGCCAGCTTTACACCGGCAACAGATGGTGTTTATACCTTAAGCATCAGCCATATTGTTAAAGAGATTGCAGGTAAAACACAATATCAGTTCAATGCAGCTGCATTGGTAAGTGTAGGCAAAGCAGATACGGGCAATAGCGCATTGGCGAATAAAGCAGAACTGGGCATTTTTGTAGATGCACTGGCGGCTTTGAAAAAAGGTAAAGAAATCACCTTAAGCAGTCACTTTAAAGCACAGCCAGCTGCAGGAGTTGCTATTTCTGTATTTGCTCCGGCAGGATGGGTGAAACAAATAAAGACCCGTGCTGATGGAAAAACAACCTTTAATCCTGAATGGAGTGGTAGCTATTTACTGGAAGCAGGTCACAATGAAAAAGTAACCGGACAGGCTTTTGAAAGCATTGAGCGCATAGCAACTTTAAGCATTACAGTAAACTAA
- a CDS encoding TspO/MBR family protein — MKFNPIAFVINLAIPLAAGALGSILTLTSVKTWYPTLAKPSFNPPDSLFPPVWTSIFILMGVSAYLVWQKRDQVAHFPRTIAIYFIQIVLNILWSFLFFYAHSIGAALFEIFALLIAIVINALVFYRIDKAAGLLFIPYFLWVCFASLLTYNIFILN; from the coding sequence ATGAAGTTCAATCCCATTGCTTTTGTCATTAATCTAGCCATTCCTTTAGCTGCCGGCGCGCTGGGCAGTATCCTGACTTTAACCTCTGTAAAAACATGGTACCCCACTTTAGCTAAGCCCTCGTTTAATCCCCCCGACAGCCTTTTTCCTCCGGTATGGACTTCCATATTCATTCTTATGGGCGTTTCCGCCTATCTGGTCTGGCAAAAGAGAGATCAGGTAGCTCATTTTCCACGTACTATCGCGATTTATTTTATACAGATCGTATTGAATATCTTATGGTCTTTTCTGTTTTTCTATGCCCATTCAATTGGTGCAGCCCTGTTTGAAATCTTCGCATTGCTGATTGCAATAGTGATCAATGCATTGGTTTTCTACAGAATAGATAAGGCAGCGGGGCTCCTTTTCATCCCTTATTTTTTATGGGTATGCTTTGCAAGCCTGCTGACTTACAACATTTTCATTCTGAATTGA
- a CDS encoding TIGR03364 family FAD-dependent oxidoreductase → MSTKHYDLIVIGGGILGTFHAYHALKSGKTVLQLEKDNYPVGATVRNFGQVVPSGMSGVWFDYGVRGLEIYQEIQQEFDISVRKNGSVYLASDEEEQNLIHELKAHYDTLGYTQEILGKEQILTRYPAIKGTYAKEALFFEQEVSVEPALMIYRLQEFMQGKFKGYTLLTNSPVIDCAASGQGVEIRLSGGRIYSADKAVLCNGYEFKLLFPELFASSGQVVSKLQMMRTVPMPEVALEGNILTGLTIRRYESFEEYCPSFKNLTIPEHYRELKEWGIHLLFKKAVDGSFIIGDSHEYAAANHFDDLGFNVKQHINELMLKEGERIVNFNLRDMGTTWAGFYPQHPTERILEYDIDNCIHIRTCIGGKGMTASAGYTEASMKKILEM, encoded by the coding sequence ATGAGTACTAAACATTATGACCTGATCGTAATTGGTGGAGGAATACTGGGCACTTTTCATGCTTACCATGCTTTAAAAAGTGGTAAGACGGTGTTGCAGCTGGAAAAAGACAATTATCCGGTTGGTGCTACCGTAAGAAACTTTGGTCAGGTGGTTCCCTCCGGCATGTCGGGAGTATGGTTTGATTATGGTGTCCGGGGCCTGGAGATCTATCAGGAAATCCAGCAGGAATTTGATATTTCGGTAAGAAAAAATGGCAGTGTATACCTGGCTTCTGATGAGGAAGAACAAAACCTGATCCATGAGTTAAAAGCTCATTATGATACTTTAGGTTATACTCAGGAGATCCTTGGAAAAGAACAGATCCTGACCAGATATCCCGCTATCAAAGGAACCTATGCGAAAGAAGCGTTGTTCTTTGAGCAGGAAGTTAGTGTAGAACCGGCTTTAATGATTTATCGTTTGCAGGAATTTATGCAGGGGAAATTTAAAGGATATACCTTACTGACCAATTCGCCGGTAATTGATTGTGCTGCCAGCGGACAGGGAGTTGAAATACGCTTGTCCGGAGGCCGGATTTATTCGGCAGATAAAGCGGTACTTTGTAATGGCTACGAATTTAAGTTATTGTTTCCCGAGCTGTTTGCCAGCAGCGGCCAGGTGGTCAGTAAACTACAAATGATGCGTACTGTTCCAATGCCGGAGGTGGCATTGGAAGGAAACATCCTGACCGGTTTAACGATCAGAAGGTACGAGAGCTTTGAAGAGTATTGCCCTTCATTTAAAAATCTGACCATTCCTGAGCATTACCGGGAACTGAAAGAATGGGGAATCCACCTGCTCTTTAAGAAAGCGGTAGATGGTAGTTTTATCATTGGCGATTCTCATGAATACGCTGCAGCAAACCATTTCGATGATCTTGGCTTTAATGTAAAACAACACATCAATGAACTGATGCTGAAGGAGGGGGAAAGGATAGTGAATTTTAACCTCCGAGATATGGGGACTACCTGGGCCGGGTTTTATCCGCAGCACCCTACTGAAAGGATTCTGGAATATGATATCGACAATTGCATCCATATCCGTACCTGTATCGGAGGGAAAGGCATGACTGCAAGTGCCGGTTATACCGAAGCGAGTATGAAGAAAATCCTGGAAATGTAG